The following coding sequences are from one Paenibacillus tundrae window:
- the greA gene encoding transcription elongation factor GreA, with product MANDEVILTQEGLEKLEDELRELKTVKRKELAERLKLAISYGDLKENSEYHSAKDDQAFMETRVLILEKMLKNARVISADNMDSNKVGVGSIVLLNDIEFAEKIEYKLVGPAEADVTDNKISYESPLGKELMGKEVGSVIHVNAPMGVIKYELLEIRI from the coding sequence ATGGCTAATGATGAAGTGATTTTGACGCAGGAAGGCTTGGAAAAGCTGGAGGACGAGCTACGGGAATTAAAGACAGTTAAGCGTAAAGAGTTGGCCGAGCGTCTGAAACTCGCGATTAGTTACGGTGACCTGAAGGAAAATAGTGAGTATCATTCAGCCAAAGATGATCAGGCATTTATGGAAACCCGCGTTTTGATTCTGGAGAAGATGTTGAAGAATGCACGAGTGATTAGCGCGGACAATATGGACTCGAATAAAGTGGGCGTAGGCTCAATCGTGTTGCTGAATGACATCGAATTCGCAGAAAAGATTGAATATAAACTCGTCGGACCTGCCGAAGCTGACGTTACAGATAACAAAATTTCGTACGAAAGCCCGCTTGGTAAAGAACTGATGGGTAAAGAAGTGGGTAGTGTCATTCATGTGAATGCCCCGATGGGCGTGATCAAGTATGAATTGCTCGAAATTCGCATCTAA